A single genomic interval of Trichosurus vulpecula isolate mTriVul1 chromosome 6, mTriVul1.pri, whole genome shotgun sequence harbors:
- the LOC118853564 gene encoding 40S ribosomal protein S15-like, whose amino-acid sequence MADKMAEVEQKKKRTFRKFTYRGVDLDQLLDMSYEQLMQLYSARQRRRLNRSLRRKQHSLLKRLRKAKKEAPPMEKPEVVKTHLRDMIILPEMVGSMVGVYNGKTFNQVEIKPEMIGHYLGEFSITYKPVKHGQPGIGATHSSRFIPLK is encoded by the coding sequence ATGGCAGACAAGATGGCGGAAGTGGAGCAGAAGAAGAAGCGAACCTTCCGGAAGTTCACCTACCGCGGCGTGGACCTGGATCAGCTGCTGGACATGTCCTACGAACAGCTCATGCAGTTGTACAGCGCTCGGCAGCGTCGGCGACTCAACAGGAGTCTGCGGCGCAAACAGCATTCCCTCCTGAAGCGTCTGAGGAAGGCCAAGAAGGAGGCGCCCCCCATGGAAAAGCCAGAGGTAGTGAAGACACACCTTCGAGACATGATCATCCTGCCTGAGATGGTGGGAAGTATGGTGGGCGTCTATAACGGCAAGACCTTCAATCAGGTAGAAATTAAGCCTGAGATGATCGGCCACTACCTGGGTGAATTCTCTATCACCTACAAGCCTGTGAAACATGGCCAGCCGGGTATTGGAGCCACTCACTCCTCACGTTTCATCCCTCTCAAGTAA